The following are encoded in a window of Mycobacteriales bacterium genomic DNA:
- a CDS encoding GNAT family protein, with product MRLVQFDADGRAAALDGRYPGLTAAPGWPHADSVIGMSFIDSGGLGFLILDDDDRIAGDCGTKTPTRPDGSVEIGYGLAAPSRGRGLGGRAVAALVSWLAQQPGVTSVEAEVEVTNTPSWRVLERIGFTPVGPESDSMLRYRFDALGHPAEPSPNISLLPPGMGHSSG from the coding sequence ATGAGGCTCGTGCAGTTCGACGCCGATGGGCGGGCCGCTGCGCTCGACGGCCGCTACCCAGGGCTGACCGCGGCGCCGGGCTGGCCGCACGCGGACAGCGTCATCGGCATGAGCTTCATCGACTCCGGCGGGCTCGGCTTTCTGATCCTCGACGATGACGACCGGATCGCCGGCGACTGCGGGACCAAAACCCCGACCAGGCCGGACGGCTCGGTCGAGATCGGCTACGGTCTCGCCGCCCCGAGCCGCGGCCGAGGGCTCGGTGGCCGGGCGGTCGCAGCACTTGTGTCGTGGCTCGCGCAGCAACCCGGAGTGACCTCCGTCGAGGCGGAGGTCGAGGTCACCAACACCCCGTCGTGGCGCGTGCTCGAACGGATCGGCTTCACCCCTGTCGGCCCGGAGTCCGACAGCATGCTGCGCTACCGCTTCGACGCCTTGGGCCATCCGGCTGAACCTTCGCCAAACATCAGTCTCCTGCCGCCGGGTATGGGACATTCATCCGGTTGA
- a CDS encoding HRDC domain-containing protein, which yields MSVSETADEPASAVPLVEPRDGVPPVVETAADLEAAIAAIAAGTGPVAVDAERASGYRYGQRAYLVQLRREPHGTVLIDPVALDDLTALSTAIADVEWVLHAASQDLPSLREVGLAPSRLFDTELAARLAGFERVGLATMAEVLLGRALAKEHSAADWSRRPLPEPWLRYAALDVELLIDLRDALEAELREQGKLEWAREEFAAILVAVPAPPRPDPWRRTSGMHKLRTRRQLAIVRALWQARDDRARARDLAPGRVLPDSAIIAAATSAPPTIDELGRLPGWGGRSTRRLVTELWPTIAAAYELPETALPRPAVPGDGPPPPNRWPDRDPVAAGRLARARAALAELSERHDVPVENLLAPDLVRRLAWSPPSADPADVAAFLRAGGARNWQVELTVDPLSAAMVDQP from the coding sequence ATGTCTGTGAGCGAGACCGCTGACGAGCCGGCGTCCGCGGTTCCGCTCGTCGAGCCCCGGGACGGTGTACCCCCGGTCGTCGAAACCGCCGCCGATCTCGAGGCCGCCATCGCCGCCATCGCCGCCGGCACCGGACCGGTCGCGGTCGATGCCGAGCGAGCGTCGGGCTATCGCTACGGCCAGCGTGCCTACCTCGTCCAGCTGCGCCGCGAACCCCATGGCACCGTCCTCATCGACCCGGTGGCCCTCGACGACCTGACTGCGCTGTCCACTGCGATCGCCGACGTGGAGTGGGTCCTGCATGCGGCGTCGCAGGACCTTCCGTCCCTGCGCGAGGTCGGGCTGGCGCCGTCGCGGTTGTTCGACACCGAGCTGGCCGCGCGCCTCGCCGGCTTCGAGCGCGTCGGCCTCGCCACGATGGCCGAAGTGCTGCTCGGCCGGGCGCTGGCCAAGGAGCACTCCGCGGCCGACTGGTCGCGCCGGCCGCTGCCCGAGCCCTGGCTGCGATACGCCGCGCTCGACGTCGAGCTCCTGATCGACCTGCGTGACGCGCTGGAAGCCGAGCTGCGCGAGCAGGGCAAGCTCGAGTGGGCGCGCGAGGAGTTCGCGGCGATTCTTGTCGCCGTGCCGGCACCGCCAAGACCGGACCCGTGGCGACGCACCAGCGGAATGCACAAGCTGCGCACCCGTCGCCAGCTCGCGATCGTGCGCGCACTCTGGCAGGCCCGTGACGACCGTGCCCGTGCCCGCGACCTCGCGCCCGGGCGGGTCCTGCCGGACAGCGCCATCATCGCGGCCGCCACGTCCGCGCCGCCGACGATCGATGAGCTCGGCCGGCTCCCCGGCTGGGGTGGCCGCTCGACCCGGCGGTTGGTGACCGAGCTGTGGCCGACGATCGCAGCCGCCTACGAGCTGCCCGAGACCGCGCTGCCGCGGCCCGCGGTGCCCGGCGACGGGCCGCCGCCGCCCAACCGGTGGCCGGACCGCGATCCGGTCGCCGCCGGCCGGCTTGCGCGCGCCCGTGCCGCCCTCGCCGAGCTGAGCGAGCGCCACGACGTACCGGTCGAGAACCTGCTCGCACCCGACCTCGTTCGTCGCCTTGCCTGGTCGCCTCCGTCTGCCGATCCCGCGGATGTCGCCGCGTTCCTGCGCGCCGGCGGCGCCCGCAACTGGCAGGTGGAGCTCACCGTCGACCCGCTGAGCGCGGCGATGGTTGACCAGCCATGA
- a CDS encoding response regulator transcription factor, which yields MSALAERAATTAADPAGGFTAMVVDDHPLVRESMVARLTAMGARDVVEAASIAEARARAHAGGTRDLCVLDVGLPDGSGLDLLSDLRAAGWPRLVVLSAADDPYSVRAAFVAGAQGYLLKSASPLVVADGVRRVLDGGVYADPSVASLLAAGLRGGPQQDGVAELSGREIEVLHLVSDGRSNKEIGEALGLSALTVKSHLARIARKLGTGDRAEMVAMAMRAGVIR from the coding sequence GTGTCAGCTCTCGCCGAGCGCGCTGCCACCACCGCCGCGGATCCCGCGGGCGGCTTTACCGCCATGGTGGTCGACGACCACCCGCTGGTGCGCGAGTCGATGGTGGCCCGACTGACCGCGATGGGGGCCCGCGACGTCGTCGAGGCGGCGAGCATCGCCGAAGCGCGCGCACGCGCGCATGCCGGTGGCACCCGTGACCTGTGCGTGCTGGACGTCGGCCTGCCCGACGGATCCGGACTGGACCTGCTGAGCGACCTGCGAGCGGCCGGGTGGCCGCGGTTGGTCGTCCTCTCTGCGGCCGACGACCCGTACTCGGTGCGGGCCGCGTTCGTCGCCGGCGCCCAGGGCTACCTGCTCAAGTCCGCGTCACCCCTCGTCGTGGCCGACGGCGTCCGCCGGGTCCTCGACGGTGGCGTGTACGCCGACCCGTCGGTTGCCTCCCTGCTGGCTGCAGGCCTGCGTGGCGGGCCGCAACAGGACGGAGTCGCTGAGCTGTCCGGCCGCGAGATCGAGGTCCTGCACCTGGTGTCCGACGGCCGCTCCAACAAGGAGATCGGTGAGGCGCTGGGCCTGTCCGCGCTCACGGTCAAGAGCCACCTCGCCCGCATCGCGCGCAAGCTGGGGACCGGCGACCGCGCCGAGATGGTCGCGATGGCCATGCGCGCCGGAGTGATCCGCTAA